Genomic window (candidate division TA06 bacterium):
AATCACTTACCACTCTCGGTAGGATTCCCCCTGCCCAATTGGGCGAGTCTATCAGCCCGGGTGAAACTGTGTTAACTCTTATCCCGTAGGGAGCAAGTTCTATGGCAACTGTTTCGGCAAATACCTGCACGCCTGTCTTACTAACCCTATAGGCTGCCTCTTTGTAGGCCGGATTATATTGAATAGTTGACGAAGTAAACAGTATTACTCCCTTTCTTCTTTCGATCATGTATTTGGCGACTTCCCGAGTGAAAAGCATTGCACCAGTCAGATTTGTGCCTATTATCCGATTCCAGCACGCCAGGGTAATCTTGGTTACAGACTCCCATTCGATGATTCCTGCATTACTTATAAACACATCAATTTTTCCCAGTTGGCTGATTGTCTTGTGAACCACACCGATTACCTGTTCTTCCTTTGATACATCAGCCTCGATAGCAAGGACTTTCCGACCCAGTT
Coding sequences:
- a CDS encoding SDR family oxidoreductase, with the protein product FGLENKTALITGAERGIGQAVALSLAEEGVDIAYCDIKVEKGKGSTQEEIRKLGRKVLAIEADVSKEEQVIGVVHKTISQLGKIDVFISNAGIIEWESVTKITLACWNRIIGTNLTGAMLFTREVAKYMIERRKGVILFTSSTIQYNPAYKEAAYRVSKTGVQVFAETVAIELAPYGIRVNTVSPGLIDSPNWAGGILPRVVSDSKMGKSFMSNIPLARLGRPRDLGAIYAFLVSDKASFATGTNVTFDGGFTLRPLTLITKEEIENMNL